GGTGGTTCCTTTTTCCCACAGGTTAGGCATATAGCCTATGTTCATCAACATCTGGGGAACTGATTTTTGGACCCAAAATGCAGGCAGTCACTACATTTCAATGCTAACACacataaactctctctctctctctctctctctctctctctctctctctctctctctctctctctctctctctctctctctctctctctctctttctctatctgtctttctctctttctctctctctttccctcaaaCATTCACTCTCTCAAAcactatcactctctctctctctctctctctctctctctctctctctctctctctctctctctctctctctctctctctctctctctctctctctctcacacacacacacacacacacacacacacacacacacacacacacacacacacacacacacacacacacacacacacacacacacacacacaaacaagcacacactcacaccccaaACACCACGCGTGTGCGCGCGCAATTAAAAATACCTAATGGCGCCATCTAGTGTCCTAAAGTGTATATTGAAAAAACGGAAGTATTTCAAAGGCGGAACCATGCGTATAACCTTACGTTGGCACTAGATCCACTACTCAGCCTATCACGTAAATCGACCTGAAGTTTGAGAGACGCGCTGACAATCATGGCGTTGCGACGGGGATTGGACTCACAGATAGTTATAATAGGATCAGGAATATCAGGCATTGCTGCGGCACAGAAACTGGTGAAATATGGATTTCATAACGTGCGAATCCTTGAAGCAACTGCAAGAAGCGGAGGAAGGATCAAGACGGGCAAATTCGGCAAGTTCAACCACCATACAACAATAGACCTTCCGACAGAGTATATGTGAGGGGCTCTGACCGCTTGACGATCTGAACGAGTTGTCTAGAAGGGAAAGACGTATAGCACCTTATGTGACCCCCAACACCCGACACTGTCCCGAGTTCTCATAAACAAGACTTTTTTTAATATGACCAGGTGCCAATGAATGCAGCTGTTGTGTAGGCTACTGACTGTAACGTTACTATTGGAAGAGGCAATGGCTTATTTCAAGTGGCATGTGGATCGAAACATTGACGTAAACATTGCATCGCTTGCTGGTTCAACACGTTGAACCATGCAGATCGTCTTTTCCTACACTCTATTACAGAAATGAACCTCTTCAGAGGTTTTACTTGGATCGCTTTGTCACGTaatgtactgtgtgtactgggTCCAATATGCTTCAGGGAGATATGCCGGGTTAACGATTAGCAGTTTACAAGCAAGTGTATAGCAAATGTGTATCTTCATGTCATATCATTTTCAATATTACAAGTCACGATAGTATTATTGTTGTCCTGGCTgtctgttcttcttcttctcgtgTTATGAttatgttattgttgtttttcgtgGTCATTGTCAAAGCCATGTCAGATAACACATAAGATAACCCTTTTTACTCCGTACACTCCTGTGTAGGTAATAACGTCATCGAGATAGGGGCTAACTGGATTCACGGTCCGTCGGAGGAGAACCCGGTGTTCTGCCTGGCCCGAGATTACGGCCTCCTGGAGCCGGAGGCTCTCCTTCCTGAGAACCAGACTGTGGACATCGAAGGACACCCGCCCTGGGTGTCTAACTGGTTCAGCAGTTCAGGTAATGATGAATCGTTTCTTGTAGGACACTTCTTTCATAACGCAAGTGTGGCCTTTGTAGTCGGATGACCCACACGACCTAAATGCAATTGGACCTCCTCATCCCGTAAGCCCATTGCCTGGGAACCTGACAGATCTGCTACTATATGATCTGGCATATATGTGTCTGACCCACCTCCCCAGTCAGACCGATTTCGAGCAGCCCTGGCTGGAGTCtgggccaatcacaaccgtttatcttaTACGGGGCAGGTTTGATAAGATGACCGTACAGAAGAGCGGCCAATGGGATCGACGTTGAGGCATGTTCacaaacaaccaagatggctacTGCTAATATGTCACACTTTTGATGGCTCTCATTGGTTGTATGTCTATCCAATTGCGTCGAGAGGTTTTTTGGTCTGCAGCCTTGATAACCTCCCATGGAGACCAAAACGACCTGAGAGGTTCCAGGCTAAAACACATTTGAAACTCTTTGCAAGGCTACTCAGCCCCTACATGTCTCTTTATTCCAatgttcctcctctctggctTTGGCCTGCTTCTCAGACGAGTGAATGACTGTGTGATGCTTGTCTTAACTGTTCTTAAACACAAACTGTGTAACATGTTAGTCATCAATGGTAGCCTTTAACGCTGGCTTTGGGGACCTGTGCAGGTACGAAGCTCAAGACAGAGGACCTGAATCCTGCGCTGGAGCTGTTTGGAGAGATTCTGCAAGAAGCCGGACAGTTTGTGAGCAAGGGAGTGGAAACCCACGCCAGTATGGGGGACTTCATACGCACCGAGGTACGGTCACCCCAAGTTCACGGTGGTTAGAAACGAGGCCCTTCTCTACTACAGCACCCTCCAGTCAGGAACATGGCCACAAATATTATCACTATTACTGACGTTTATTGTCCAGGAAAGAAAGTGGACGGTAAATAGTGTATAGGATGACAAAATACAATGCAGCCAAATAGTATTGGTGCTTTCCTGCATGCAATATAAGATAAAAAATTTACCAACAATGGGATATAACTACAGCTCTTACTCACTACCACTGCGGCCACTAACgcggtgtgggtgtgcgtgtgcgcgcgcatgtgtgtgtgtgtgtgtgtatgcgtgcgtgtgttcagGCGCGGCTGCGAGCCGAGCAGCAGTGGCAGGCGTCGGCCCCCCGGACGCGGGCCCAGCGGATGTGTCTGATCAGTAACCTGCTGAAGGTGGAGTGCAGTGTCAACGGCAGCGCCTCCATGGACCAGGTCAGCCTGGCCGCCTTCGGCCTCTACAAGACGCTGCCCGGCCTGGACTGCACGTTCACTCAGTAAGCACACTGaacctgcacgcacacgcgcaagcAGAGGCACACGCATGCCACACACATTTGCGCGCACaagtacaaacaaacacacacacgcatgcacgcaagcacagacatacaaacatgtacacacacacacacacacacacctgcgcacaagcacagaccaacacacacacacacacacacacacacacacacacacacacacacacacacacacacacacacacacacacacacacacacacacacacacacacacacacacgtacaggtacgtgcacatgcacacacacagaggccatGGGGAGGGGATGCCCTGTCTGCGGTCGTCCCCAGTGGTGAACGGTGTCTCCCGCTCCTCCACAGCGGCTACGAGGGCGTGGTGAAGAACCTGCTGGCAGAGCTGCCCGGCGGGGCGGTGTCCTACCGGCGACCGGTGAGCTGCGTGCGCTGGAGTAACACTGGGGGGGGCGACCAGCCGGTCACCGTGGAGACGGAGGACGGAGAGAGGGTCAGCGCTGACCACGTGATCGTCACGGTGCCCCTAGGTACGCTCTGGTTCTGCACGCGTGCAACACTGACGCGCGACCTCTGGTCTGTGGGACTCATAATAACCTCGTTCCTTTTAACAGTGGCTCAAGTcaactctctctatccctcctctGCTACTGTTTGCTTCTACCAGGGTACCTAAAGAGGCACCATGCGACGCTGTTcagtccccctctccctttgcACAAGCAGCACTCAGTGCAGAGAATGGGTTTCGGGACCAACAATAAGATCTTTGTGGAGTTTGACTCTCCGTGGTGGGACGCGGACTGTGGGGTCATTCACCTGCTGTGGGAAGACGAGGTACGGCAGCCGATACAAAGCCGGCTATTATTCACGTGCCAATTTGAGCTTCAAACTCAGACCTTGTTGTCTTATTTAACAAACCCTTCCAGGAAGATCTGGTTGATCAAGTAGCAGATGTGAAGAGGTCCTGGATCAAAAAGCTGTTTGGCTTCACCGTGGTCACGCCTGCTGAAAGGTCAGTGGGGAGATGTTTAGCCTCTGTCTAAACGGAAAGTATTGAAACGTGCTTGACTTGTTTCAAATATGGCTGAATAATCAGGTCATACTCCTGAGTCAGGTATTTACATACTAATTACCTCGGTAACATTGCAAAAAGGGACAGGAATCGACAGTTTGGATACGATATCATATTCTGTAAATATTGCGACTGTAAATATTGTAATGCTATCGAATACAGTATAGCCCCCTCTGCAGGACAGTACCATTAATGCATCAACTAAGATATAATTGCAGTACttggcaacaaaaaaataatccttAATGGCAACTAACATAATCAGAGTATTCAAGATAAATTAGCTCCTGGAATAAAACAAAAGAATTACTTGGTGGTCGGATTACTTTACACGACTGCCATATGATTGAATGCCTTAATAAGATTaagatgtgtttatttgtgtgcatgtcaaCGCGCTGATGGTAAAGtccgcctcttcttcttctaggTACGGCCACGTTCTGTGCGGCTGGATTGCCGGCCACGAGGCCGAGTACATGGAGACACTAACCGAGCAAGAGGTCACGCGGGAAGTCACGCAACTCATCCGCACGTTCACCGGTGAGATTCACACGATCCCCTTCTTACCGGCCTTTACACCACCGGTGTCTAAAAGAACAAAGACCAACCTATCAAATactacaacaacaaaacaacatgcATTTTTTAAGCATGATGCTAGTTTCCAATCGCTGTGTTAACAGCAGTTCAGAGCTGGAGGTCGATTCTGAGGTTCTGAGTCGCCTAAATGTTCTTTTGTGTCCCTTTAGGGAACCCCATCGTCACCCCGCGGCGGGTGCTTCGCTCCCAGTGGTTCCAGGACCCCTGGACCTGCGGCTCGTACACGTACCCCGGGAGGGGCTGCTCCGCTCAGGACCTGGCCAACCTCATGGAGCCCCTGCCCGCTGAGGGGGCCGCCCCGTCTCCGGTAAGAGAGCCCGGCTGGAGGGTGGGCCGGTCAGGTCAGCCAGCTGTGTTTGGCGCTCCCGGGCGTGAGGTTCTCGGGTCAAACCCCGTAGGGTCGCTCTTGAAAATCAGGTTCTGGTGGGcgggtccacctagatgtgtgacggatagatgagcgacGTCcgccacagtccactgggtcggctgggagactgatctatccagcacacatctagggggacacgcccacttgtgatgtcataagaggaagacagatagacacactcCTTTAAATAGATAACGGTGAAGTCTCTCACCAGTTCCACTCCTCAGCTCCTTTGGGGTCCCTAAACCTCCTTGTGGGGGTCTCGTCCCGGCGGTCCCTGAAGCCCTTGCAGGTGCTGTTCGCTGGGGAGGCGACCCACCACTGCTACTACTCCACGGTCCACGGGGCGCTGCTGTCCGGCTGGCGGGAGGCGGACCGCCTCATCGCTCACTactgcccccccggcccccccgggcccccgcaGCCTCGCCGCTCCAAGCTTTAATCGCCTCGTCGCTGGAGGATGGCGCCGGTGTCCTGGTACTCGGTCCACACTGGAGGGGGAACGTTGGACAGCGGTCTCTCCACCCCGATGTCGACAAGACGTGACTGAAGTGGATCGAAGAAGTCAACAAATCAAGGGATCATGATTGTTTTTATATTGGTTGATTCTGTGATGATAGAAATCCCAACCGTCACATttcagagatggatggatgatagggtCAGGCTCTTTCCCGATAGAACGGGACAGCACGGTTGTCTAATTATTATGTTGTGGTACTGAGGTGCACGGTGTTCATATCAGTACCGTTTCTCGTTATAAGTGCTTTCTCTAAACGTCTAATGATCTGGGGTCATGCTTGTGGGCCACTGCGGTTATTTGAGGATCGTTAATTTGATCTGatgtcagccaatcagtgggATGTGCATGAGCAAGAGCCTATGATAGTGAAGGCTCTGAAATAGCAGCTAGCACAATCAGTATGAGTGAGCTAAATAAAgaatgaacaaaacaaaaataactccTGCATGTGAACGACAATCCAATTACAGACAGATTGAAAAACTCACTTTTTGCCTTGTCTGTGATCGAtgtattattactattaatttattgtttgtgttgtttgtgacTGAACTTGTAATTATATGCATTTTTTATAATCAAATATTTTTACAATGGTAATTCCCTAATccatattattaaaaaaaagatttattcTGGTGCAGCATTTCTATTCAGTCATTTTATTTCCATTCATTTCTAAGCAGAATTGTATTTATATTGAGTAAATAATTTCATTATAAATGATGATGTTGTTGAGAATTAACTATGTTGTAATTGTATAGTCCAATCAAGTTATGGGTTAATGTAAACTTGCAATttacaataaatgttttattaatcAAGCAATACACTGACGTAAAACACAAATGAGTATATTTAGCAATATGGCAGAATACTTGTGAGAAACGAAAGCAAGGAAGTAGCAACTTTAGGAAACTTCTAACCTCCTAACAGTCACCCGGGTTCCCACGCCtcaccagcagagggcgctaaGTACTGTGAAGTTGATTGTCACTACCTAGTGGGAGGGAGGAGCGTGACGGCTTGGTCGGCATGTAAACAGTGCAAAGTGTAATCTGTCTTTAGTATTGCATAGGTCTATTTATCAGTTCATTCATATACATGTTCATAAATCCGTTTCCATAGGCAAGAGAAAAGCATGAAACTGTATCATGCTCTTCGTAACGCCGCGTCATTCCGGACGTTTTTTGACTTTGGTGAGCGTGATGTGGCCCATTGGTTTCCAGGACACATGGCAAAAGGTTCAGTAATGTTTCCAATTTGAGTTgtattcattctttttttaatatcaATAACATTACCTCAGAAATAGAACCTTCTTCTATCAATAACAACCTATTTTGGCCTCTTCTTATGTATGCAGTGTTCCATGCTTATATGTTGCAGTTTGACACCCTGTGTTGACCCAAACACTCAAGGTTGTTTCATGTTGCTACATCTTTGACAATGTCGTGACCATCAGGCATGTCTTTCTATGGTCTGCCCTGCCCCCAAATCTGGAATTGAcacttatatattatacatacatattttcTATGTTCGTCCCCCTAATCCTATTCCCTCATTG
This genomic window from Gadus macrocephalus chromosome 15, ASM3116895v1 contains:
- the paox gene encoding peroxisomal N(1)-acetyl-spermine/spermidine oxidase gives rise to the protein MALRRGLDSQIVIIGSGISGIAAAQKLVKYGFHNVRILEATARSGGRIKTGKFGNNVIEIGANWIHGPSEENPVFCLARDYGLLEPEALLPENQTVDIEGHPPWVSNWFSSSGTKLKTEDLNPALELFGEILQEAGQFVSKGVETHASMGDFIRTEARLRAEQQWQASAPRTRAQRMCLISNLLKVECSVNGSASMDQVSLAAFGLYKTLPGLDCTFTHGYEGVVKNLLAELPGGAVSYRRPVSCVRWSNTGGGDQPVTVETEDGERVSADHVIVTVPLGYLKRHHATLFSPPLPLHKQHSVQRMGFGTNNKIFVEFDSPWWDADCGVIHLLWEDEEDLVDQVADVKRSWIKKLFGFTVVTPAERYGHVLCGWIAGHEAEYMETLTEQEVTREVTQLIRTFTGNPIVTPRRVLRSQWFQDPWTCGSYTYPGRGCSAQDLANLMEPLPAEGAAPSPPLQVLFAGEATHHCYYSTVHGALLSGWREADRLIAHYCPPGPPGPPQPRRSKL